A portion of the Candidatus Dependentiae bacterium genome contains these proteins:
- a CDS encoding methylated-DNA--[protein]-cysteine S-methyltransferase: MLSEEKKHEFYRVNAGYESRSGLSDAFSKIIRAVPTHFGKHTNILKASSLDTPLGPMLAIADERFLYLLEFLECRGLEREVERLCITTKSAIIAGTTDPITSIQRELKLYFDGTLKIFETPIFLLGSPFQKLAWEMLTLIPYGETRSYLAQAIQIGKPSASRAVANANGANQIAIVIPCHRIINSDGKLGGYGGGIGRKTWLLEHERKNK; encoded by the coding sequence ATGTTATCAGAAGAAAAAAAGCATGAATTTTATCGGGTGAACGCTGGGTATGAATCAAGAAGCGGATTGAGTGATGCATTTTCTAAAATTATTAGAGCAGTACCCACGCATTTTGGCAAGCATACTAATATTCTTAAGGCATCTTCGTTAGACACGCCGCTTGGTCCAATGCTTGCAATTGCCGATGAACGGTTTCTATACCTCTTGGAATTTCTTGAATGTCGAGGTCTCGAGCGAGAGGTAGAAAGGCTGTGTATCACAACGAAGTCTGCTATTATCGCTGGAACTACAGATCCAATTACTTCTATCCAAAGAGAGCTTAAGTTATACTTTGACGGTACGCTAAAAATTTTTGAAACACCAATATTTCTTTTGGGAAGTCCATTTCAAAAACTTGCTTGGGAGATGTTAACGCTCATTCCATATGGAGAGACGAGAAGTTATTTAGCGCAAGCAATTCAGATTGGTAAGCCATCAGCAAGTCGAGCTGTCGCCAATGCCAATGGAGCTAATCAAATTGCTATCGTGATTCCATGCCACCGCATTATTAATAGTGATGGAAAATTAGGTGGATATGGTGGTGGTATTGGTCGTAAAACATGGCTTCTTGAGCATGAAAGAAAAAATAAATGA
- a CDS encoding IS982 family transposase encodes MGFLCSRCLGKPTPVNFIDSTSYEVCNIYRASSHKVFDGFSQKGKTSTGWFFGMKLHLIINMYGEIVSFYLTPGNIHDANEKVIDKLTTGLTGKLVGDRGYLSTKNFKNLWNKGIKLITKIRKNMKNKLMDFEEKMLLRKRAVIESVFSKLKESYHLEHSRHRSKDNFLGHLLATLCAYKFDSRKPSIYACPVAQINGF; translated from the coding sequence TTGGGATTTCTTTGTTCAAGATGCTTAGGAAAGCCAACGCCAGTAAATTTTATCGACTCAACTTCATACGAAGTATGCAACATTTATAGAGCATCAAGCCACAAAGTATTTGATGGATTTTCGCAAAAGGGAAAAACATCTACGGGGTGGTTTTTCGGAATGAAGCTTCACCTGATTATCAACATGTACGGGGAAATTGTTAGTTTTTACTTAACACCCGGCAATATCCACGACGCCAACGAAAAAGTTATAGACAAATTAACAACAGGATTAACAGGTAAACTCGTTGGTGATCGAGGATATCTTTCGACAAAAAATTTCAAAAATCTCTGGAACAAGGGGATCAAATTGATTACAAAAATTAGAAAAAATATGAAAAATAAGCTTATGGATTTTGAAGAAAAAATGCTTTTACGAAAGCGAGCAGTGATAGAATCTGTATTTTCAAAGCTCAAAGAATCCTATCATTTAGAACACTCTCGGCATCGATCAAAAGATAATTTTCTTGGACATTTACTTGCGACGTTATGCGCTTATAAGTTTGATTCTAGAAAGCCATCAATTTATGCTTGTCCTGTAGCACAAATCAATGGCTTTTAA